Within the Rosa rugosa chromosome 2, drRosRugo1.1, whole genome shotgun sequence genome, the region AGAGATATTTTGCTTTTAGCGAGTCCATTCACGCTCAGGAATGATGTGTGAAGATTCTGAACTTCGGTCGCTTCATATAGTCTGATCAGTATCAATCACCTTGAGCTTCACTGCGAAGCTTTGAAtaatttttcttccttcgtCAGAGCCTCGGAGGCTGCAAATCAATTACCTTTTGCCTCATCTTGGAAAAAACACTTGGCATGACTGCCGCATGACGGTGTCTGGTGTTTCACTGTCTTGAGGCTCGAGGGGGACCAGCATGATCTCATCGACATGACAACAGCTACAAAACAAAGAGTATTTCCTAACCCAACTTCCAACTCTGAAGAAAATATGACTTTATTAAAAGAATGATAGCATTAAAAAAAACTTCCGTCATACTAAACTTAAATTCTCAACGCCTAAATTAAGGACTGAAAAATCGATAATATCCTCAAAATTTTAAAgatatttcctttttttttagagtCTCGATATATCTTTGACTTACCAAGAGAATATCGGGAGAAATTTTCGAAATTTCGCGATATTTCCGAAAATATTAGAAATTTTCGAAATTTCGCGATATTTCCGAAAATATTAGAAATTTTTTCGATATTTCAggaaatatttgaaattttcgCGAAATTCTGAGATTATCGTCACCTCTCGCGATATGTGGCTAGTGAAAATTAGTCTTTATCCTTATCCAATCTGACTAAATTAATCAGAAGAGGAAAACTTTAAAAAACCTAGCTTGAAGGGGGCTAACTTCTCCGGAAACCCACCGGTCTTTCTTTCTGTAAGAGAAAACCCTAAAGGCTCTCACGGCCGCCCAACCcctagaaaccctagctcctAATTCCGGCCTCTGTGTCGCCCTTTCTGCAGCCAAATCAACCGGATTTCCGCCGGCCTCACTACCTAGCATGTCTAATATTGACTCTGTCACCAGAAGTTTCGCCACTTCGCTCGCCATTGCGAGCAATGATGTGGTTGACATCTCTGCTATGTCGGATGGAGGTGCGCAGCGAACATCGCAGTTCTATCTCCTTGCATGGCCGCTCTCCCCAAAACCGACAACAGCCATGGACCTGAGACGTCATTTCAGGCGTGTTTGGGTACTGAACCAGGGTTTTACCGTCCAACAAAGGACTCCAACTCGgttcttgttctcttttgaCCTTCGCAGTGACTGCAGGAAGGTGATGATGGGGGGGCCTTGGAGTTTTGGCCGAGCTCTGGTCGTGATGCAGCCATATGATGGTATTGCTCCGCTGCAATCAATACCAATGCAAGACCTATTCTTCTGGGTTCGCATAACAAATATGCCACCGGCATATGAACAACGGAAAACTATTGCCAATATAGCCTCTGTTGCAGGGAAGTACCTGGACATCGATGGAAAGTTGTTTGATGCTACGGGAGAGATTAGGGTTCGTGTCTCCCATTCAATCTTGAAGCCTTTCTTTccgacaaaaaccctaaagtttGCTCGAGGGGTTGAGCAGGAGGTACAATTTCTGTTTGAAAATCTAGTAGGCGAGTGTGATATTTGTGCTCGTGTTTTCCATGAGAATGGTCCATGCAAGCCAGACACTGTACCATCTAGTGTCAAGACTGTTGAGCAATCTGTGGCCCGAAAGCTCGAGCTCACTAATCAGTTTCTGGGATTCCATGGTCCTCAGTTCAAGGAAGGGACTTTCAGGTTTCGGGGCATCACTACTCCTATCCTGCCACCAGTGGGGCGTTCCCTGTTTGGTGGTGTTGAGTCCAGCAGGCCTAGGCGACCGGTGATCATCAGGAATGCTGAATCAAGGGTAGCCAGTGATGAGAATTCCCGTGCTATTGTGCCGGTTGAGACTGAGAGCCAGGCTAAACGAGGTAGACCTTTTCCCTCCCCACACAAATTGCAATTTTTGATGTCTGACTTCCTTAAAGGTAAAACCAGTCCGGTTGCTTCTGCAAAGAAAGTGAAGATGCCTGAATTTTCTTCTAAATTCAGTGCTAAGTCTCTGGGCCTTGTGGAAAGCCCTAGAGGTATGTTGGTGCCGGCTGAGGTCATGATGCCAGTACTTGAGCTGCCGgggacaaagaagaagaaaggaaggccTTTGggatctaaaaataaaaatccaaagACAAAGAAGGTCTCTGCTGAGGAGGTCATGACAGTGCTGTACTCGGGTACACCCCCAAGCCCTAGTTTGAAGGGCAAGGAAAAGATCTAGATGGCTGTGGTAggagcctatttactatgtctctctattttttcatagtttataggctcacttttaaataagtgagcggttagttcgaatatagatgGTCTGTCTCTATGTATCAAAGTAGTTCTcttactacaacttcttgatctgtctagttgaaggcagcagaaggatatgtaatggccaccTTGGCATGcgttaatgaaatccacatttccctcaaaaagaagaggaaaactttaaaaatttatagggTCATGTATCGGTCTTTGAGTCTTTTCCCTCCATGCTTATAATTCTTCTAATTATCTAATTTGTTAACTAGTAAACATTTGGCtctattaaaataaaataaaacttttCTATGTATTTCTAAGAACCattttctacttctttttctgtttattaGAAGACCGATGTTTTTTtaacatatatatttaattataaaatattattataattaataattaactctcctaatctcttatttaaatcatTTTTGAGATTTCTCATGTAGAATCTCATACCTTTGTCATGTCAGTATATATTGTTATACTTCAAATTACTACAATAATTATACAATTAAGTTTatcaaacacttttttttttaatagtatagataactgatcatgtaaacatttcatgaaaattcattaatgatttccatattactttctaaatttccatcatttttttcaaaaatttactTAGATCGAaatttccgtcgaaatttctattttttggaCTATCAATATTTTCTCAATATTCAATATTTTAGTCATTGGCCTaaacaaacacaataaaataaaaattaccaAAATTTACTTAGATCGAAATTTCCTCAATATTTCCGtcaaaatttctattttttggaCTATCGATATTTTCTCGatattcgatattttagtcattAGCCTaaacaaacacaataaaataaaagactataagGTAAGATAAAATTCAACCCCCATatctttatttaattataaaaaGAGAATTCATGATGTGTACTTTTATCAACGTGAATGGACAGTTGGATGATATTAAATACATTtcttaattattaaaaaaatattaattataaatatcacgatttaaaattatttaataaGTGTTGAGTCACTTACATATTActtgtcgttttttttttttttttaaagtccgTGCTTTATAGAAATTTGTGACATTTGACCTCTCGTTTCTTGtgagttttatttttgttgacCATGGACTCTTGATGTTAGATCTCTCACCCCCGTATAATTCCATCATCAAAACAACAGTCATTTTCACTCTTCCAAGCTTCCGAAATACGTACCCGAATCAACAAAGACGTTCCTACCAACAGAAACGACGTCCCACCATGGCTTCCTTCAACTACCCTGACGAATCTCCAGAACAATTGATACAGAGTCTGAAATCGGAAGGAAAGCTCGGCTGCTTTCTCCGTCGAGACCAAATGTCAAAGAAGCCAGTGTACGTAGAACTCGACGTTCAAAAATTCTGGAACAGCGTCAACGACACCCTCACCGCAGTGATTTCCCGCGCTCTTAACTTGAGCCCCGAATTCCAAAAACTCGACCATATTAAGCAACAAGCCACCTACTTCGCCACTGAAATCACAAAGGGAGTCTGCGTTCTTACTTATCTCAAGCTAAGAGCTGTTAATTTCTCTCTCGACTTCGGCCTAGGCGCTTCTAGATTCTTCAAGAAGCCGATGGTTCATTCCCCCTTTGAGGTCCCACAACCATTTGGGGTTGCTATCTCTGGACTAGGGTTTGTACGAATCACCAGTCTGCCGTTTGAGCAGATCATATGCCCCACTCTTTCGGAGGTTAACGCCACCGGGCTTTGCTTGCCGTCGGATCAAAGCTGGTCGTTTCATAGATATTCTCAAGCTGTGGAATTTGCAAAAGGGATTGGTCTTAAGTTTTCGACTGTTGATTTGTCTGTGAACTTAGGTTCGAGCTGGTGGCTGTACCGGCCGGTTGTGGATGGAGGCATCTTTCGACTGCAGTGTATCCTACCTCCAGATAACTACAGTAAAGAGAGTGCGGTGGTGAGAACTTTGTTTATGAGTTCGAGTGTGGATAATATTGCCGGACACGAGATCTTTGATCTGTCTAGTGTTGAGAACCATGACTATGGTTCTATGCTTCGAAATCCACACGAAGGCATCAACGTTTCCACTTATCTTGCATTTGAAGAAGTTGCTGAGAATTGAGGGTTAATAATTGAGACTTCTGGATCAAACTTGTTGTGTTTTTTCGGATTCATTTCGTGCAGTTTTCTAAATGTACGTTGTGCATGGTTTATAAATATTGATGAAATGAATTGCTATGGTCACTCGATGTCTCGATCGATCTACAGTCACTTTCTTATTTTTAGGTTTCTCCGTTTATCGGTTCAGTACAAAATTGCATCTCAAATCTTGATCTAATATTCAATATTTGTTAATCAGTCGATTGCAAATTCCAAAAGGCGGAAATGTAAAAAGTTGCTGAAAAGAACATGATGTGTCCCCTGCTTGCCCATATCAAACCATATATGTTTCCTTACAGATCGATCTGGGTTGCAATCACGGACGGCAAAGCAATAGAGTTCTATAAATAACCACACATGCATCACTAATTATTCCACATGATTAAAATCCACCAAATGCAATTGAATTCCCAAATTGCAGGTATCACAAATACATTTGAAATTACCACATGATAATTTAACTGGAATGCACTTATGATCCTCAATGTTTCTGATAATATGATCCACTTTCTAAATTACTAAAGGAGTCCGTAGACTAGTTAATAGACAACCAAGCCCTGTTCATCATGGTTCATCCTTTTGAGGAACCAATGAAGACATTTGTGAGAACAGAATCACACAAAAAAGAAGTCACCAAAAGACGAAAGACCTGCAAAACATAAGAAATCAAGTGTTAGCACTGAAGATATTAAAAAGACTCAACAATCTTATAGTACAGCTAAATTATACCTAACCTCGTCTTTGCCGACACGCACAATTTTCTCCTCAAAGTCTGTAAGAGGCACCTTAAAACAGTTCAAAAGAGAGGAGACATGGGTTGGTGATGCAGGATTTATGATCAGAGTGTCAGTTATTATGAACTGAGAACTGCTGTAAGGATTGAAGTTTGTGTTGGTATTATGTTTGGGTGTCAGAAGCATTTCCCTGTGGTTTTTTAATTGACTTCCCGTATTGATCATCAAGATCCTGGACACTTTTGCATAACTGATCGATGCATCCTTCCAGGGAACCATCCTGCATTCTTTTGACTATATACCCAAATGGAACAATTAAGAAGCTCTGGAGTAAGCTGACAAAATCTATCCCTGCTTCTGCATAACAAACCATCTTCATCGATTTGCTAATCATAAGCTTGACCAAAATGTTCTCTTCCTTGTTCTGTGCGTCTGTTTGAGTATTCTTCCACTTTTCTTGAATAAAATTATTAATGCTCAGACCTGCTACTGGACAATGCTTCAGCAGCGTATCCGTCAAAGGTGACTTCGACACAACTGAGCGCAAGATCAAATTCCAAACCtggaaattcacaaacaacgGCTAGTCGCTCATAGTCTAAACAGGCAAAGGAAAATGATGATATAAAAAAATGGATTGCAAGTCGAGCAC harbors:
- the LOC133730369 gene encoding uncharacterized protein LOC133730369, yielding MYRQFQSRELLLRKSGGGVFIKEHARLIITDDLQVTPPLIGANSPLFTKFGVMVGNCTASQMTFNVGLRKVWNLILRSVVSKSPLTDTLLKHCPVAGLSINNFIQEKWKNTQTDAQNKEENILVKLMISKSMKMVCYAEAGIDFVSLLQSFLIVPFGYIVKRMQDGSLEGCIDQLCKSVQDLDDQYGKSIKKPQGNASDTQT
- the LOC133727802 gene encoding uncharacterized protein LOC133727802, which codes for MSKKPVYVELDVQKFWNSVNDTLTAVISRALNLSPEFQKLDHIKQQATYFATEITKGVCVLTYLKLRAVNFSLDFGLGASRFFKKPMVHSPFEVPQPFGVAISGLGFVRITSLPFEQIICPTLSEVNATGLCLPSDQSWSFHRYSQAVEFAKGIGLKFSTVDLSVNLGSSWWLYRPVVDGGIFRLQCILPPDNYSKESAVVRTLFMSSSVDNIAGHEIFDLSSVENHDYGSMLRNPHEGINVSTYLAFEEVAEN